The nucleotide window CGTGCGTCCGCCGCGGAGCGCCTCAGTGACGCCAGATGTCCAGGGCCTGCGCGGGCGGGCGGCCGGGGATCTCGGCCAGGATCAGGTGCGAGCGCGTCGAGACGACCCCGGGCATCTCGTGGATGTCGCGGAGGATCGCCTGGCTCAGCTGCTCGTGGTCGGGGGCGCTGACGGTGAGGATGATGTCGATATCGCCCGAGACGGCCTGCACCTTCTCGACGAACGGCAGGGTGGCGAGCTTGGCGGCGATGGCCTCCCACGACACCTCGGCGATGCGCACGACGACGAGTGCCGAGATGTTCAGCCCGATCGCCTTGCGGTCGATCTGCGCACCGAAGCCGGTGATCACCCCGCGCCGCACGAGCGCTTGCACCCGGTTGTGCGCGGCGGTGCGCGACACGTGCACGCGCTCGGCGAGCGTGCGCACGCTGAGCCGCCCGTCGCGGCTCAGTTCGGCGACGATCTTGCGGTCGATGCTGTCGAGCGCCTCGTGCGGATGTGCTGGCGAATCGTGCGTCATGGCCGTCCTCGGTGGTCATCTCCAGCGTACTGGAGCACGGCCCGCGAGCGGGGGAGCCGGTTCAGTACCAGTTGACGGCTTCGGAATGCGCCCACGCTCCGCACGGCGCCCCGTAGCGGCCGGAGATGTACGCGAGGCCCCAGTCGATCTGGGTCTCGGGGTTGGTGAGCCAGTCGGGCCCGGCCGAGGCCATCTTGCCGGCCGGCAGGGATTGCGGGATGCCGTAGGCGCCGCTCTCCGGGTTCAGGGCGTCGGCCCGCCAGCTCGATTCGCGATTCCACAGCAGCACCAGACACGTGTACTCGTTCTCTCCCCATCCGTAGCTCCCGATCGCCGCCGCCGCGTAGGCACGCGCCCCGTCGGGGTCGACGAGCACCCCGGCCGGTGCGGATGCCCAGGTCTCCGGCTCCCGGCCCGCCGCTGCGGGCGCGGCGCGCTCGCGTTCGGCGGCGGCTTCGGCCGCGGCGACGCCGGCCCGGTAGCGGCGTTCCAGATCGACGCTGCGGTCGCGAAGCGAGGCGAGCTGTGCGACGAGCGTGTCGGCCTGCTCTCCCGTGCGTGCCGCGTCGGCTTCGGCGGCGGCGCGCTCGCGCTCGGCGTCGGCGGCACGGGCCTCGGCCTCTCCGGCCAGGCGTTCGCGTTCGGCGGCGGCGATATCGGCCTGCGCGCGCAGCGAGTCGGCCTCGGCCGCC belongs to Agromyces archimandritae and includes:
- a CDS encoding Lrp/AsnC family transcriptional regulator, which codes for MTHDSPAHPHEALDSIDRKIVAELSRDGRLSVRTLAERVHVSRTAAHNRVQALVRRGVITGFGAQIDRKAIGLNISALVVVRIAEVSWEAIAAKLATLPFVEKVQAVSGDIDIILTVSAPDHEQLSQAILRDIHEMPGVVSTRSHLILAEIPGRPPAQALDIWRH